In Actinoplanes lobatus, the DNA window TCGCGTTGGGCGCCAGGTCGGCGCCCCAGCCGAACAGACCGGCCACCGACCGCAGCGGGAACGCCACGTACGACACCAGGTCCTCGGAGTAGAACCGCATCTTGAAGCCGGTGCCGGTGAACTTGAGCGGCCCGTTGAAGTGCATGTACAGCGGCCAGGACAGCAGCGCCCCGGCGATCACCGCGGTCACGCCCAGCGACACCAGGACCCGGCCCGCCGACTCCTTCACGGCGCGCAGGCCCGGCCTGGAGAACACCCACACGCCGAGGAACAGCGCACAGGCCAGGGCGCAGAAGAACAGCGCCTCGGCGGCCACCGAGAAGCCCATGGTGCAGAGCAGGCCGAGAACCACGCCGTTGCGGACCCGGTGGCCCTTCTCCGGCAGCTTCAGCACCCACCACGCGACGATGCCGACCATCCAGCCGGACGTCCAGTTGAGGTGGCCGTTGGCGTGCGAGACGAGACCGGGGGAGAACCCGAAGAGCAGACCACCGACCGCGGCGGCCGGCCCGCTACGGACCAGCCAGCGGCGCAGGAACAGGTACCACACGAAGGCGGAGCCGGCCAGGTTCAGCGTCAGGACGGTGGCGAAGGTGACCTGCGGGCCGGCGAAATGGGTCAGCGGTGCGAACAGCACGGCGTAGAACGTGCTGGACGTGTTCATCGCCAGGTTCACGCCACGCGGCGCGTTCAGCAGGGTGGTGAAGAACGGGTTGCTCATGTGCTGGAGCAGGTAGACGCCGTACGACATCATCCACTCGAACTGCCCCTGGTCGCTCACGTTGTCGGCGACCACGTGACGGTACGGCGCCCGCCACAGCCCCTGGCAGACGTAGACGGCCGCGGCCAACGACACGAGGGCCATCGCGAGGTGCGACTTCCAGGACCGCCACATGGAGGCGGGCCTGGCTTCGGGCTCACTCGTCGTCGGGTCGGCCGGGTCGTCGGAATCCGGGGTAGTCGGGTCCGTGATCGGGGCGGGCGCGGCGATCGTCACGTCGCGGAGATTATCCAGCCCCGAATTCATCGTTCGATCGGGTCCACGCCGGGACGAATGCGCCACACCAGAACGTCGTCCACTTTCTCCGGTGGACCGAGCAGATCGGTGGCGGTCGTCTCCACCGCGTCACGGAACAGCGTCATATGGTCGGAACCGGTGATCTGTTCGGGTAGGAAGAGCACTTCCACATTCCAGTAAGCGAAGTCACGCCGGGCCTGTTCGCGGTCGGCGTTGCTCAGTTGGGCGACGTAGCCGTACAGGGCGGCGCGGGTGAACAGCCAGTCGGTCGGCCCCGGCGGCGCGCCGATCCGGCCGAGCTCCTTGCGGCCCTCCTCGCCGTTGATCATCGGGCCGAGGAAGTAGCCGTCCGGGATCCGGAACTGCGGTCCACCGCGAGCCATCGTGTACGCCTGCCAGCGCTGCCCGTCGGCCGTCACGTTGAGCGCGAACGGCAGGGCGGAGATCACCCCGTTCTCCGACACGTACCGCTGCCAGGTGCCCTTCGCGATGAAGTCCGGCTCCGGGGCCCGCTCCTGGTGGCGCAGCGGCAGCGGGAAGATCGGCAGGAGCGCGGCCACGATCGCCGCGGTCAGCCCGGTCTGGAGGTTGGGCGACAGCCGCCGGTCCACCAGCTCCTGGGTGATCAGGGCCAGCAGAATGCCGAAGACGCCGACCACCACCAGCGCCAGCCGCAGGGGCAGCGCCGAGTCGAACAGCGGCAGGTGGGCGAGCGCCGCGTAGGGCAGCGGGATGGGCAGCTCGCCGTCCATCCAGTTCACCCGGGGGCCCCAGGACAGCACCAGGAAGACGCCGCCGACCACCAGGATCGCCCGCAGCGTGGCCCGGCGGACCGGCGCGGCCCGCCGCCACAGCAGGACCGCGGAGACCACCATCAGGAAGATCACGGGTACGCCGAAGAACGACGACTCCTCGGTGCGGTTGGGCGCCAGGGTGGAGCCCAGCCCGAACAGCGCGGCCAGCGACCGGCTCGGGAACGACAGGTACGCCGCCACGTCCTCGGCGAAGTAGCGCTGGTTGAACCCGGTCCCGGAGAACGTCTGCGGGCCGGCGAAGTGCATGTACAGCGGGTAGGCCAGCAGCGCCCCGGCCACCACGGCGGTCACCCCGAGCGCCCGCAGCACGGTGCCCGCCACGGCCTTCGCCTCGGCGCGGACCGGCCCGGCCAGCGACCAGGTCACGATGAAGATGCCGCTGGCCAGGGCGGTGTAGAAGAGGCCCTCGGCGGCGATCGTGAAACAGCCGGCCAGCATGACGCCGAGGATCAGCCCGTTGCGCAGCCAGCGGCCCGGCTGGCGCAGCCGCAGCACCTGCCAGATGACGACCGGGGCCACCCACCCGGCCGTCCAGTTCAGGTGACCGTTGGCGTGCGAGATGAAGCCGGGGGCGAACCCGCAGAACATGCCGCCCAGCCCGGCCGCGAGCGGACTGCGGACCAGCCAGCGGCGCATGAACAGATACCACGCGAAGGCGGACCCGGCGAGATTCAGGGTGAGGATCGTCACATAGCTGATCTGCGGGCCGGCGAAATGGGTCAGCGGCGCGAACAGCACCGTGTACACCGAGATCGACGTGTTCGCCGCCAGGTTGACGCCCCACGGCACGTTCAGCAGATCGGTGAAGAACGGGTCCGAGCCGTGGCCCAGCGTGTACACCCCGTACCCCAGCAGCCATTCGAAGAACGCCTGGTCCCCGATGTTGTCGGAGAGCCCGTGACGGTACGGGTCACGCCAGAGACCGTTGGTCACGTAGACGGCCAGCGCGAGCGCTGTCAGAGCGACGGCCAGATGCGCACGCCAAGGTCGGCCACGAGGCGGTGGCGTGGACTCGGCGGGCGGATCTGCGGACGCGGCGGGGGTGGGGGTGACGACGGACATCAGCCGCAGGTTAGCAAGAAAGCCTGTTCTCCTAGGGGGCCATGACCGGTTGCGAATCGAGTGCCGCCGCCAGCGCGGCGCCGATTCCGGGGTACGCCCACGCGAACCCGGCCTGTGACAGCACCCCGGGCAGCACCCGCTGACTGCGTTGCGCCTCCCCGGCCAGCCCGCCGATCACCAGGTCGAGCACCGGGCCCGGCACCGAGAACAGGGCGGGCCGGCGCAGCACCCGGGCCAGCTCCCGGGTGAACTCGGCGTTGGTCACCGGCTGGGGTGAGACGAGGTTCACCGGGCCGGCCAGGTCGTCGCGTTCCAGCAGGAACTCGGTGGCGGCCAGCCAGTCGGCCAGGGCGATCCAGGACATCCACTGCCGCCCGCCACCGATCCGGGCGCCCGCGCCCAGCTTGAACGGCAGAAGAAGCGGCTTGATCAGTGAGCCGCCGGCGTCGATCGCCGGAGCGGTGCGCAGCAGCACCACCCGGGCGCCGGCGTCCTCGGCCGGCCGGGCCGCGGCCTCCCACACCCGGCACAGGTCGGCCAGGAACGTGTTGCCGGCCGGGGCCTCCTCGGTGACCGCCTGATCGCCGGTGTCGCCGTACCACCCGACGGCGGAGCTCTGGAGCAGCACCCGGGGACGCTCGTCCGCCGGCAGCCGGCCGATCGTCTTGGCGATGGTGTCGGTGGTGTCGATCCGGCTGGACCGCAGCACCCGCTTGTACGCCTCGGTCCACCGGTGGTCGCCGACATTGGCGCCGGACAGGTTGATCACCGCGTCCGCGCCGGCCAGCACGGCCTGGTCGAGCCGGCCCTGCGCCGGATCCCAGGACGACTCGTCCGGCCGTTCGGAGGGGCGCCGGACCAGCCGGACGATGTCGTGGCCGCTCTGGCGCAGCCGTTCGGCGAGCCGGGTGCCGAGGAATCCGGACGCTCCGGCCATGACGATCCGCATACCTGACCCTTTCCCGAAGATCGGTTGGTTCAAAACAGAACGGGGGGTACGCCGCAACGGCGCACCCCCCGGTCCATGTCGTCCTTAGAGGCCGAGGTCGGCCTCGAAGTGGCCGCCCTCCAGCCGCTCCTTCAGCGTGCCCAGGAAGCGGGCCGCGTCGGCGCCGTCCACGATCCGGTGGTCGTAGCTCAGCGCCAGGTAGACCATCGACCGCGGCGCGATGATCTCGCCCAGGTCCGGGTCGTTCACGATCACCGGGCGCTTGACGACCGCGCCGAGACCGAGGATGCCGACCTGCGGCTGGTTGATGATCGGGGTGTCGAAGAGCGCGCCCCGGCTGCCGGTGTTGGTCAGCGTGAACGTGCCGCCACCCAGCTCGTCCGGCCCGATCTTGTTGTTGCGGGTGCGCTCGGCGACGTCGGAGATCCGCTTGGCCAGACCGCCCAGGTTCAGGTCGCCGGCGTCCTTGATGACCGGGACGACCAGGCCCTTCGGCGCGTCCACCGCGATGCCCAGGTGCTCGGCGCCGTGGTAGGTCACGGTGCCCGCCTCGACGTCGATCGAGGAGTTGACCACCGGGTGCTGCTGGAGCGCCTCGACCGTGGCCAGCGCGAAGAACGGCAGGAAGGTGAGCTTCACGCCGTGCTTGGCCTGGAAGTCGGCCTTCGCCTTGTTCCGCAGGTTGGCGATCTTGGTGACGTCCACCTCGACGACCGTGGTGAGCTGCGCGGAGACCTGGAGCGACTCCACCATGCGGCGGGCGATCGTGGCGCGGATCCGGGTCAGCTTCTCGGTGCGGCCACGCAGCGGGCTCGGCTCCGCCTTCGCGGCGGCCTTCTCGACCGGTGCGGCAGCCCTCTCGGCCTGGGCTGCCGGGGCCGGGGCGGCCTTCGCGGCGGCGGCCTTCGCGGCCGCGTCGATCACGTCCTGCTTACGGATGCGGCCACCCACGCCGGTGCCGGTCAGGGTGGACAGGTCCACGCCCTTCTCGGCGGCCAGCTTGCGGACCAGCGGGGTGACGTAGCCGGCGTCGCCGGCGCCGTTCGACTCGACCGCGGCGGGCGCCGGGGCCTTCACGGGCTCCGGGGCCACCTGCGGGGCCGGCGCCGACTCGATCTTCGGAGCCGGAGCGCTCTCCACCTTCGGCGCGGGCGCCTGGGCGGGCGCGGGCGCCGGAGCCGGGGCCGGAGCGGCGGCCGGGGCGCTGCCCGGGGTGCCGATGACGGCCAGCACCGCGCCGACGTTCGCGGTCTCGTCCTCGCCGACCCGGATCTCCAGCAGGGTGCCGGCGACCGGCGACGGGATCTCCGTGTCGACCTTGTCGGTGGAGACCTCGACCAGCGGCTCGTCCGCCTCCACCTCCTCGCCGACCTGCTTCAGCCAGCGGGTGACGGTGCCCTCGGTGACGCTCTCACCGAGCGCCGGAAGCTTGATCTCCGTGCCCTGGGCGTTGCCCGCCGGGGCGGCGGCCTGCGGCGCGGGTGCCTCCGCCTCGACCGGCTTCTCCGTCGACGGGGTGACCGGAGCGGCGGGCTCCGGCTCCGCGGCCGCCTGCTGGGCCGGTGCGGGCGCGGCCGAACCGGTGTCCTCACCCTCCCCGGCGATGACGGCCAGCTCGCTGCCGACCTCCGCGGTCTCGTCCTCGCCGACCACGATCCGGGTGAGAACACCCGCGGCGGGCGACGGGATCTCCGTGTCGACCTTGTCGGTGGAGACCTCGAGCAGCGGCTCGTCGGCCTCGACGCGCTCGCCCTCCTGCTTGAGCCAGCGCGTCACCGTTCCCTCGGTGACGCTCTCACCCAGCCGCGGCATGGTTACCGATACCGGCATCTTGTCCCAAACTCCTTAACGCGGTGAACGATCGTTTCAGCTTCAGCTGTGCGCGTGCAGCGGCTTGCCCGCGAGCGCGAGGAAGGCCTCGCCCAGCGCCTCGTTCTGCGTCGGGTGGGCGTGTACGAGCTGAGCGACCTCCTCGGGGAAGGCCTCCCAGTTGGTGATCAGCTGGGCCTCGCCGACGAGCTCGCCGACCCGCGCACCCACCATGTGGACGCCGACGACCGGCCCGTCGTTGACCCGGACCAGCTTGATGAAGCCCGCGGTCTTGAGGATCTGGCTCTTGCCGTTGCCGGCGAGGTTGTAGTTGTACGTCGAGACCTTGTCGTCGCCGTACTGTTCCTTGGCCTTGGCCTCGGTGATGCCGACCGACGCGACCTCGGGGTCGGAGTAGGTGACCCGCGGGATGCCGGCCTCGTCGATGACGGCCGGCTTCTTCCCGGCGATCTCCTCGGCGACGAAGATGCCCTGCTGGAAGCCGCGGTGCGCGAGCTGGAGGCCGGGGACGATGTCACCGACGGCGTAGATGTTGCCGACCCCGGTGCGCAGCCGCTCGTCGACGATCACGAAGCCGCGGTCCAGGGTGATGCCCTGCTGCTCGTAGCCCAGGTTGGCGGTCGTCGGGCCGCGGCCGACCGCGACCAGCAGCACCTCGGCCTCGATGGTCTCGCCGCCGGCGATGGTGACCCGCACGCCGTTGTCGGTGTGCTCCACCTTCTCGAACGGCTTGCCCACCTTGAAGTTGATCTTCCGCTTGCGGAAGGCGCGCTCGACCTGCTTCGAGATGTCGGCGTCCTCGGCGGCGACCAGGCGGGGCAGGGCCTCGACGATGGTCACGTCGGCGCCGAACGACTTCCACACACTGGCGAACTCGACGCCGATGACGCCGCCGCCCAGCACGATCGCGGAGGCCGGGACCCGGTCCATCTTGAGGGCGTGCTCACTGGTCAGCACCCGCTTGCCGTCGACCTCCAGGCCCGGCAGCGAGCGCGAGTAGGAGCCGGTGGCCAGGATGATGTTGCGGCCGGTGTAACGCTTGCCGTCGACCTCCACGGTGTCCTTGCTGACGAGCTTGCCCGCCCCCTGGACCACCGTGATGTTCTTGTTGTGCGTGAGCATGCCGGTCAGCCCCTTGAAGAGCCGGCTGACCACGCCGTCCTTGTAGGCGTTCACCCCCGCCATGTCGATGCCGACGAGGTCGGCCTTCACCCCGAACTGCTCGCTCTCGCGAGTCTGGTCGGCGATCTCCGCGGCGTGCAGCAGGGCCTTCGTGGGGATGCACCCGCGGTGCAGGCAGGTACCGCCGAGCTCGGCCTTGTCGATCAGGGCGACCGAAAGATCGAACTGGGCGGCCCGGAGCGCGGCCGCATAGCCACCGCTTCCTGCGCCGAGAATGACGATGTCGAAGGTTCCGCCGTTGGGCTGGCTCACGTTGACTCCAGTGGTCGCATCGTCTCCGGTGTGGGTCACACAATGGAAACGGTCACAGTCCCGTCACCGACATCTTGTCACTTCTCGGCCCGGTCAATGCAGCCAGGTGCCCTACGACACGTTGCCCCGACGTACCCTTGCGGGATCGAACGCGAGGAGGGAACGGTGGCATGGTTTCGGCGGCGTCCCCGGTCGGGAGGACCCGGCGGACGGCCGGTCGACCGCGCCGATCTCGAGCATCTTACGCAATTCGTCCGCTCCCGGCGGGGAGTCGAGGCATTCATCGAGCCACAGACGACGGTGACCGAGACCACGCTGTTGCTCGTCGCACACGACGGCGAGTGGACCAGGCGACGGATCGAGTCACCTGAGGTTGCGCGCCGCTTCGCCCACCAGTTGGCGATGCCGGTCTACGACGTCCGGCTGCTGGGCTATCCACAGCGGATGCGGGACTACAACGAGCGGCAGCGGCGCCGCCCGGCCTGATCACCGGGCGGCCCGCGGCCGTCGTCAGGCCAGGTCGTCGATCACCTGGAGCAGCGTGCGGACCGGCACGCCCGTCCCGCCCTTGGTCCAGTAGCCGTTCGCCTCACCGGTGTGGTAGCTGGGGCCGGCGATGTCGATGTGCGCCCACTCGACACCCTCGGTGACGAACTCCCGCAGGAAGACGCCGCCCTGGAGCATGTGCCCGGCCCGGTCCAGGTTGGCGTTGGTCTGGCAGATGTCGGCGATCTCCGACTCCATGCCCTTGCGCACGTCGTCCGGCAGCGGCATCCGCCAGGCCGGCTCGCCGACCGTCGTGCCGGCCGCCTCGACCAGCCCGGTCGCCTCGTCCGAGCCCATCAGCCCGGAGATCCGCTTGCCCAGCGCGATCACCTGGCCGCCGGTCAGCGTCGACGTCTCGAACAGGTAGTCGGTGCCGTCCGCGCAGGCCCGGGCCATCGCGTCGCCCAGCACCATCCGGCCCTCGGCGTCGGTGTTGAACACCTCGACCCGCTTGCCGTTGAACATGGTGACCACGTCGCCCGGCCGGTACGCCGACCCGGACGGCATGTTCTCCGCGATCGCCAGGTACCCGGAGACCGCCACACCCGGTTCGAGCTCGGCCACCGCGATCAGCGTGGCGGCCACCGCGGCGGCGCCCGCCATGTCCGACTTCATCTCCCACATGCCGGCGGCCGGCTTGATGCTGACGCCACCGGTGTCGAAGGTGATGCCCTTGCCGACGAGCGCGACCCGCTTCGGGTCGGTCACCCCGGACGGCGTGTAGGTCAGCTTCACCAGCCGCGGCGGCGCCTCGGAACCCTGGCCGACCGCCACGATGCCGCCGTACCCGCCGGCCTTGAGCTGCTCGAAGTCGAGCACCTCGACCTCCAGCCCGGCCTCGGTCGCGGCCGCCGCCACCTGGTCGGCGAGGTCCGCCGGGCGCAGCGCGTTGGGCGGGGTGTTCACCCAGTCCCGGGTCTGGCGCACGGCCCGGGCGACGATCCCGGCCCGGCGCAGCTCGGCCGCCGCCGCCTCGTCGGCCGCGTCCGGCACGTGCAGGCGCAGCTCGGCCACCGGGTCGCGGCGGCCCTTCGCCGGCTTCGACTTGTACCCCGCGAAGCGGTAGCCGCCGAGCAGCGCGCCCTCCAGCGTGGCGCGCAGCACCGGCGCGGCGCCCGCGTCGTCCGGCACCGGCAGGGCCAGCACCACGGTGTTGCTGCCGGCCAGCGCGCGGACCGCCGCACCGGCGCCGCGGCGCAGCGTCTCCAGGTCGGGCGCCGGACCGTCCGGCTCGGTGCCGAGGCCCACCGCCACCAGGATCGGCGCGGCGATCGTGCCGAGGGTGGCCAGTTTGGTCACCTCGCCGGGCGCTCCGGTCGCGCCGAGCAGAGCCAGCGTCGAGATCAGCTTGCCGTCGAAGGCCGCGGCGATGCTCTCGGCGCCGGCGGCTGGCAACAGGCTGCCGTCCTCGTCGGGCTGGCTGTGCAGGCCGATGACGATGGCATCGACCGCCGATTCGGCCGGGTCGGTGTCGACCAGGCTGAGGGTGGGCTGGGTCACTCGGACACTCCGGGACGTCTGGGCCGGAACGGCGCCGGTAGGCGCGCTCCCGGCTATTGGGAAAACGGTGTTGTCCCAGCGACTCTAAACCGGCCCAAGGTCACCGGTAAGTTGAGTCTCATGTCTGCCGAGCTTCTTCAGTCTCCCCTGCATGCGCGCCATGTCGCCCTCGGCGCGAAGTTCGCCGCCTTCGGCGGTTGGGACATGCCGCTGGAGTACGCCGGAGGAGGCGTCCTGAAGGAGCACGCGGCGGTCCGCGAGTCGGCCGGCGTGTTCGACGTCTCCCACCTCGGCAAAGCCACCGTCCGCGGGCCCGGCGCGGCCGCCTTCGTGAACGCGTGCCTCACCAACGACCTCGGCCGCATCGCCCCCGGCAAGGCGCAGTACACGCTCTGCTGCGACGAGACCGGCGGCGTGGTCGACGACCTGATCGCCTATCTGTACGACGACGACCACGTCTTCCTCATCCCGAACGCGGCCAACACCGCCGAGGTGGTCCGCCGTCTCGCCACGACCGCTCCGAACGGGATCACGGTGACCGGCGAGCACCGCTCCTACGCCGTCCTGGCCGTCCAGGGTCCCCGGTCCGAGGCCGTCCTCGGTGAACTGGGCCTGCCCGCCGACCACGGCTACATGTCCTTCGCCACGGCCGCCTTCGCCGGGAGCGAGCTGGTCGTCTGCCGTACCGGGTACACCGGCGAGCACGGCTACGAGCTGGTCGTCGGGTGGGACGACGCGCCCGCCGTCTGGGACGCGGTGATCGCCGCGGGGGTCCGCCCGTGCGGCCTCGGCGCCCGCGACACGCTGCGCACCGAGATGGGCTACCCGCTGCACGGCCAGGACCTGAGCCTCGACATCAGCCCGGTGCAGGCCGGCGCGGGCTGGGCGGTCGGCTGGTCCAAGCCGGCGTTCTGGGGCCGCGACGCACTCACCGCCGAGAAGGCCGCCGGTCCCCGGCGCCGGCTGCGCGGGCTCGAGCTCACCGGCCGCGGCATTCCGCGTGGTCACATGCAGGTGTACGCCGGGGACAAGCTCGTCGGCGAGACCACCAGCGGCACCTTCTCCCCGACGAAGAAGGCCGGCATAGCCCTGGCCCTGATCGACACCGCCCCGGCCCTGGCCGACGGCGCCCTGGTGGAGATCGACATCCGCGGCCGCCGAACCGAGGCCCGCCTGACAAAGCCCCCCTTCGTCACCACGCAGGTGCGCTGACCACACCCTCCCACTTCCCCCTCCCGCGGCCCCCATCCTCCCGCGGCCCCGCCCTCCCACGATCTTGGACGTTTCCCCACCGGACGGGGTGGCCCAACGTCCAAGATCGCCAACCTCCGCGCCTCGCGGGTGCGCTGACCCCGCCCTCCCACGATCTTGGACGTTTGTCGCCGGAGGGGGTGGTCGAGCGTCCAAGGTCGCGGCGTTAGAGGGTGATGGCCACCAGGGTCACCGTTACCGCGCACTCCACGGCCGCGCCGAGGACGTCGCCGGTGATGCCGCCGAATCGCCGTACCGTGTGACGTAGGAGAAGGACCACCGCGAACATCGCGGCGGCGACGGCGGCCGGCCCCTGCCATGGACGGCCCGGCACGGCGGCAAGCGCGAGACCCGCGACGCAGACCGCGGCGCCCAGCACCGCCGGCAGCGGAACGCTGGAGGCGACCAGCGCGCCCAGCCCTTCCGGCCGGGCGGCGGGCACACCGCGGCGGCACGCCACGGTCACCGCGAGCCGCCCGGTCGCCCAGGCGGTCACCACGGCCCACGGACCGGCCTCGGTCAGCGCCCCGGCCTGGATCAGCAGCGTGGCGGCGATCGCCGCCACCCCGAACGGGCCGATGTCCGGCTTTTTCATGATCTCCAGGGCGGCGGAGCCGGACCGGTACGACCCGAGCGCGTCGATCGTGTCCGCCAGCCCGTCCAGATGCAGCCCCCGGGTGAGCAGCGCACCCGCCGCCACCGTGACCCCGGCCGCCACCAGCGCCGGCGACCCCAGCGCCCGCAGGCCCTCGTGCACGCCGGCCAGGATCAGCCCCAGCAGCGCGCCCACGGCCGGCGCCACCGCCATCGCCACCGCCGCCGCGGACCGGTCCACCCGGCCGGCCCGCACCGGCAGCACGCTCAGCGTGGTGACCGCCAGCCGGACGCCGTCAAGCACTCGCGACGGTGGCCGGCCCCGGCCCGTGCGGCTCCGGCTCGGCGAACTCGGAGAGGTCGTCATCGTCGTCGGCGAGGTCGTCCAGGCCGTCGTCGCCGACCTCGTCCAGCAGGGCCGGATGCACCGGGGACGCCGAGGCGAGGCCCACCGCCGTACGGATCAGCGGCAGCACCGCCAGCGCATTGGCCCCCTCACCCAGGTCGAGGCCCACCTGGAGCACCGGGGTCAGCCCCAGCACGTCGGCGCCCTGCTTCACCAGCGCGAGCGTGCCCGCCTCCGGCAGCAGGCACCAGTGCCGGGTCTGGCTGGCCAGATCCCGTGCCACCAGCCCGGCCGCGATGCCCAGCGGACCGTCCAGCAGCACCGGGATCCGCCGGGCCGCCGCACCGAGCAGCACACCGGTGGCGACCGCCACGTCCAGGCCGCCGATCTGGCGCAGGATGTCGGTGGCCCCGCGCGGCTCCTGCCGGATCCGGTGCAGCGCGTCCCGGATCGCGGCGCAGCGCACCATCCACGCGGCGTCGTCGAAACGGCCGCCCGGCAGCAGCACCCGGGGCAGTGTCGCGACCGGCTCGGCCCCGGTCGTGGCGGCCAGCACCGCGGTCGCCGCCGCCTCCGTCCCGGCGCCGATCCCGGCCAGCAGGATCGCGTCCCGGCCCGCGTCGGCGGCACCGTCGGCCAGCTGCCAGCCGTCCCGCAGCGCGGCCTCGACCGCCTCCTCGCCGGCGGCCGGGCCGTCCTCCATGGCGCCGGTCTCCGCCGTGCGCAGCACCGCGATGTCGGCGCCGGCCTGCCCGGCCAGCCGGCCCAGCAGACCTGTTCCGGCCTCGGCCTCGGCGATCCGGCGCTCCACATCGGCGGCGTCCACCCCGGCGACCGCGCCACCGGTGTGCCGGCCCGC includes these proteins:
- a CDS encoding glycosyltransferase family protein — encoded protein: MTIAAPAPITDPTTPDSDDPADPTTSEPEARPASMWRSWKSHLAMALVSLAAAVYVCQGLWRAPYRHVVADNVSDQGQFEWMMSYGVYLLQHMSNPFFTTLLNAPRGVNLAMNTSSTFYAVLFAPLTHFAGPQVTFATVLTLNLAGSAFVWYLFLRRWLVRSGPAAAVGGLLFGFSPGLVSHANGHLNWTSGWMVGIVAWWVLKLPEKGHRVRNGVVLGLLCTMGFSVAAEALFFCALACALFLGVWVFSRPGLRAVKESAGRVLVSLGVTAVIAGALLSWPLYMHFNGPLKFTGTGFKMRFYSEDLVSYVAFPLRSVAGLFGWGADLAPNATEATSFLGAPLVLLFVVALGLLWKRSSPERRVTLRALAVVGLFFFLLSLGPRLRFMGEEHSDTPLLYALFVDVPLFDSALPVRYTLVVVAIFAIVLALLADEFFKRGVLAKLTVGVLIVAALAPIAPLPLRTLERAPEPEFIASGKWQDYVTNDGVMTSLPLSIDVAVDSMRWQAYTMARGGDAQFRIPAGYFLGPQDYLETGRHLVGRVGAPDRPTDKLFYKAARWGQVPRITNLDRAQARIDFRYWKIQAIFLPAEVTGPKGPLNRDALLRLTTDLLGEPEQVQDVLVWRITPGVDPVDRTEED
- a CDS encoding DUF2079 domain-containing protein, encoding MSVVTPTPAASADPPAESTPPPRGRPWRAHLAVALTALALAVYVTNGLWRDPYRHGLSDNIGDQAFFEWLLGYGVYTLGHGSDPFFTDLLNVPWGVNLAANTSISVYTVLFAPLTHFAGPQISYVTILTLNLAGSAFAWYLFMRRWLVRSPLAAGLGGMFCGFAPGFISHANGHLNWTAGWVAPVVIWQVLRLRQPGRWLRNGLILGVMLAGCFTIAAEGLFYTALASGIFIVTWSLAGPVRAEAKAVAGTVLRALGVTAVVAGALLAYPLYMHFAGPQTFSGTGFNQRYFAEDVAAYLSFPSRSLAALFGLGSTLAPNRTEESSFFGVPVIFLMVVSAVLLWRRAAPVRRATLRAILVVGGVFLVLSWGPRVNWMDGELPIPLPYAALAHLPLFDSALPLRLALVVVGVFGILLALITQELVDRRLSPNLQTGLTAAIVAALLPIFPLPLRHQERAPEPDFIAKGTWQRYVSENGVISALPFALNVTADGQRWQAYTMARGGPQFRIPDGYFLGPMINGEEGRKELGRIGAPPGPTDWLFTRAALYGYVAQLSNADREQARRDFAYWNVEVLFLPEQITGSDHMTLFRDAVETTATDLLGPPEKVDDVLVWRIRPGVDPIER
- a CDS encoding TIGR01777 family oxidoreductase, with translation MRIVMAGASGFLGTRLAERLRQSGHDIVRLVRRPSERPDESSWDPAQGRLDQAVLAGADAVINLSGANVGDHRWTEAYKRVLRSSRIDTTDTIAKTIGRLPADERPRVLLQSSAVGWYGDTGDQAVTEEAPAGNTFLADLCRVWEAAARPAEDAGARVVLLRTAPAIDAGGSLIKPLLLPFKLGAGARIGGGRQWMSWIALADWLAATEFLLERDDLAGPVNLVSPQPVTNAEFTRELARVLRRPALFSVPGPVLDLVIGGLAGEAQRSQRVLPGVLSQAGFAWAYPGIGAALAAALDSQPVMAP
- the sucB gene encoding 2-oxoglutarate dehydrogenase, E2 component, dihydrolipoamide succinyltransferase, which produces MPVSVTMPRLGESVTEGTVTRWLKQEGERVEADEPLLEVSTDKVDTEIPSPAAGVLTRIVVGEDETAEVGSELAVIAGEGEDTGSAAPAPAQQAAAEPEPAAPVTPSTEKPVEAEAPAPQAAAPAGNAQGTEIKLPALGESVTEGTVTRWLKQVGEEVEADEPLVEVSTDKVDTEIPSPVAGTLLEIRVGEDETANVGAVLAVIGTPGSAPAAAPAPAPAPAPAQAPAPKVESAPAPKIESAPAPQVAPEPVKAPAPAAVESNGAGDAGYVTPLVRKLAAEKGVDLSTLTGTGVGGRIRKQDVIDAAAKAAAAKAAPAPAAQAERAAAPVEKAAAKAEPSPLRGRTEKLTRIRATIARRMVESLQVSAQLTTVVEVDVTKIANLRNKAKADFQAKHGVKLTFLPFFALATVEALQQHPVVNSSIDVEAGTVTYHGAEHLGIAVDAPKGLVVPVIKDAGDLNLGGLAKRISDVAERTRNNKIGPDELGGGTFTLTNTGSRGALFDTPIINQPQVGILGLGAVVKRPVIVNDPDLGEIIAPRSMVYLALSYDHRIVDGADAARFLGTLKERLEGGHFEADLGL
- the lpdA gene encoding dihydrolipoyl dehydrogenase; translation: MSQPNGGTFDIVILGAGSGGYAAALRAAQFDLSVALIDKAELGGTCLHRGCIPTKALLHAAEIADQTRESEQFGVKADLVGIDMAGVNAYKDGVVSRLFKGLTGMLTHNKNITVVQGAGKLVSKDTVEVDGKRYTGRNIILATGSYSRSLPGLEVDGKRVLTSEHALKMDRVPASAIVLGGGVIGVEFASVWKSFGADVTIVEALPRLVAAEDADISKQVERAFRKRKINFKVGKPFEKVEHTDNGVRVTIAGGETIEAEVLLVAVGRGPTTANLGYEQQGITLDRGFVIVDERLRTGVGNIYAVGDIVPGLQLAHRGFQQGIFVAEEIAGKKPAVIDEAGIPRVTYSDPEVASVGITEAKAKEQYGDDKVSTYNYNLAGNGKSQILKTAGFIKLVRVNDGPVVGVHMVGARVGELVGEAQLITNWEAFPEEVAQLVHAHPTQNEALGEAFLALAGKPLHAHS
- a CDS encoding leucyl aminopeptidase; its protein translation is MTQPTLSLVDTDPAESAVDAIVIGLHSQPDEDGSLLPAAGAESIAAAFDGKLISTLALLGATGAPGEVTKLATLGTIAAPILVAVGLGTEPDGPAPDLETLRRGAGAAVRALAGSNTVVLALPVPDDAGAAPVLRATLEGALLGGYRFAGYKSKPAKGRRDPVAELRLHVPDAADEAAAAELRRAGIVARAVRQTRDWVNTPPNALRPADLADQVAAAATEAGLEVEVLDFEQLKAGGYGGIVAVGQGSEAPPRLVKLTYTPSGVTDPKRVALVGKGITFDTGGVSIKPAAGMWEMKSDMAGAAAVAATLIAVAELEPGVAVSGYLAIAENMPSGSAYRPGDVVTMFNGKRVEVFNTDAEGRMVLGDAMARACADGTDYLFETSTLTGGQVIALGKRISGLMGSDEATGLVEAAGTTVGEPAWRMPLPDDVRKGMESEIADICQTNANLDRAGHMLQGGVFLREFVTEGVEWAHIDIAGPSYHTGEANGYWTKGGTGVPVRTLLQVIDDLA